A region from the Aegilops tauschii subsp. strangulata cultivar AL8/78 chromosome 5, Aet v6.0, whole genome shotgun sequence genome encodes:
- the LOC141022190 gene encoding receptor-like protein EIX1 — translation MDSGTSLFKRGYCGDGGILLVDLCHRAPPLRRRLLPRRGGACEVVQERMQIVVCIDDVCKTEHVVLGSWFVDGRYGFLLQRFSRGGVPDLEFDGMLGVLPQSDSFNGNDFTFGEPPWRVHGNCPSVLLSKMASDTSAEMATAVEQPWLSDYPNPGDGTINIPCDRMVIWCSDFVRLVGGFELIPVIMLSDSGMVGKVSGVPNLGVLPHREYPMVGSTRYFPRPGGLRQRWGLRELIVGKDDELLQTDTKAIARADLTEICVQAGLTDPTNYLSSWRAEEDCCRWMGVGCSNQTGHVIKLQVNSYNYGTLVEGNIGGEINPSLLNLRHLKHLDLSSNYFGGRSIPEFIGGLRSLTHLDLSDSFFGGRIPPHLGNLSNLVSLDLSSQLPGCYSPDLSWMSRLRKLQYLIMSAVNLSASIDWTHTVNMLPSLVILDLAFCGLRNIMPPPLHSNLTSLEVLCLESNPFNSSLGAHHLVWDLPMLRHLSMYDCRIQGPIPAAVGNMTSIQHMILMGNNFMGMVPSTFKKLKRLKVLMLSKNSISGSTEDLFHRLPAYGLQELYLDYNNLTGGLPNRLEDFSSLTTLWLNNNDLSGEIQVGIRKLTKLKELLVNSNNLLGTLTEHHFTNLSSLQVLWISDNSLTILVNNTWNAPFKLTSGGFRSCILVPQFPIWVVRSRINTLHYRNQLLCHLPWRTAKTRTELCRQPRTANSSGKDRVGKHLICRLLFAADGKEAFVVSGGRQRRCTANSRC, via the exons ATGGATTCGGGAACGAGTCTGTTCAAGCGGGGATATTGTGGCGACGGCGGCATCCTCTTGGTGGACCTGTGTCATCGGGCACCGCCATTGCGACGGCGTTTGCTCCCACGTCGGGGCGGAGCTTGTGAGGTAGTCCAGGAGCGGATGCAAATTGTGGTCTGCATCGACGACGTCTGCAAGACGGAGCATGTAGTGCTAGGCTCGTGGTTCGTGGATGGAAGGTATGGTTTCCTCCTTCAGCGTTTTAGTCGTGGTGGGGTGCCAGACCTGGAGTTCGATGGCATGTTGGGGGTGTTGCCCCAgtctgattcgttcaacggcAATGACTTCACCtttggtgagccaccttggag ggtacacggcaactgccctagtgtgctt TTGTCCAAAATGGCATCTGACACTTCAGctgagatggcaactgcagttgagcaaccatg GTTGTCTGATTACCCGAACCCTGGCGACGGAACGATTAATATACCGTGTGATCGTATGGTTATATG GTGTAGCGACTTTGTTCGCCTAGTAGGTGGCTTCGAGTTGATCCCTGTGATCATGTTGTCAGACTCTG GCATGGTGGGGAAAGTATCCGGTGTTCCCAACCTTGGAGTACTCCCG CACCGGGAGTACCCCATGGTTGGGAGCACCCGATACTTTCCCAGACCTGGTGGCCTGCGACAGAGATGGGGTCTGAGGGAGCTGATTGTCGGGAAGGATGATGAGCTTCTCCAGACTGACACCAAGGCGATTGCTAGGGCTGATCTCACTGAAATTTGTGTTCAG GCCGGCCTCACCGATCCGACCAACTACCTTTCGTCATGGCGGGCCGAGGAGGACTGCTGCCGGTGGATGGGCGTCGGGTGCAGCAACCAGACCGGCCACGTCATCAAGCTCCAGGTCAACAGCTACAACTATGGTACGCTTGTGGAGGGAAACATAGGAGGTGAGATAAACCCCTCTTTGCTCAATCTCCGACATCTGAAGCACCTAGACCTCTCATCCAACTACTTCGGTGGGAGATCCATTCCTGAATTCATCGGTGGCCTCCGGAGCCTGACTCATCTCGACCTCAGTGATTCGTTCTTTGGTGGGCGAATCCCTCCCCACCTTGGGAACCTTTCAAATCTAGTCAGTCTGGACCTCTCGAGTCAACTACCGGGTTGTTACTCACCTGATCTTTCATGGATGTCGCGATTGCGGAAGCTACAGTACCTCATCATGTCCGCGGTGAACCTTAGTGCTTCCATCGACTGGACCCATACTGTCAACATGCTTCCCTCTCTGGTAATCCTTGACCTAGCATTTTGTGGGCTTCGGAACATTATGCCTCCACCGTTGCACTCCAACCTTACATCACTAGAGGTCCTCTGTCTCGAGTCCAACCCCTTTAACTCATCCTTGGGAGCCCACCACTTGGTTTGGGATCTACCGATGCTTCGACATTTAAGTATGTATGACTGCAGAATCCAAGGTCCTATACCTGCTGCAGTTGGAAACATGACCTCCATTCAACACATGATTCTGATGGGAAACAACTTCATGGGCATGGTGCCATCAACATTCAAGAAACTCAAAAGACTAAAAGTGCTCATGCTATCAAAAAACTCCATTAGCGGAAGCACAGAAGATCTATTTCATAGACTGCCAGCATATGGGTTACAGGAGTTGTACTTGGATTACAACAATCTGACTGGGGGCCTTCCAAATCGACTAGAGGATTTTAGTAGCTTGACCACACTTTGGCTCAATAATAACGATCTATCCGGAGAGATACAAGTTGGTATACGGAAACTTACAAAACTGAAGGAGTTACTGGTGAACTCAAACAACCTGCTTGGTACACTTACCGAACACCATTTCACAAATCTGAGTAGCCTACAGGTCTTGTGGATCTCTGATAATTCCTTAACTATACTGGTCAACAACACATGGAACGCTCCATTCAAATTAACTTCAGGAGGCTTTAGATCTTGCATCCTAGTGCCCCAATTTCCAATATGGGTTGTCAGGTCAAGAATCAACACTcttcactacaggaatcagcttctttgccatctgccatggcggacggcaaagacacggACGgagctttgccgtcagccgcggacggcaaacagCTCCGGCAAAGACAGGGTCGGCAAACACcttatttgccgtctgctttttgcagcggacggcaaagaggccttTGTCGtaagtggcggacggcaaagaaggtgtACGGCAAATAGTAGGTGTTAG